In Tribolium castaneum strain GA2 chromosome 4, icTriCast1.1, whole genome shotgun sequence, one DNA window encodes the following:
- the Fpgs1 gene encoding folylpolyglutamate synthase, mitochondrial isoform X1, with translation MRYRMAAELRSRGVKGAKMGKRKFSTFPGKIMRPNKNQDYDACIEALNNLQTNAQYIKTKALTNNHNGDQLTQVKKYLYRAGLSLENLDDLSVIHVAGTKGKGTTCAFTERILREHGYKTGFFSSPHLIEVRERIRINGKPISKPDFVKSFWKIYNALDQKKNDEHDMPLFFRFLTIMAFSVFLERKVDVAIIEVGIGGEYDCTNVLRKVPVVGITSLGIDHVTLLGATIESIAWNKAGIMKENCRAFTVPQCQAAMTVLQERSIEKKCQLEIVDDLQFKFPPNKSAHPPHILNLNASLAVALCNAWFLQKNNNNLGPVMSKEITEKALFATTWPGRFHVKHDKNISYYLDGAHTLESITICSSWFKDITRNSQKKKALMFNVTGDRCAENLLKQLQTCHFDAVLFVSNSATRCRPDNSNHASSDELLEKCHQHKKLWLKLEEDSLKKSQMCKAFLTVDEALEFLVNQDQFDLLVTGSIHLVGSVLSLIDPNLND, from the exons ATGCGCTATCGTATGGCTGCCGAGCTGCGCAGCAGGGGGGTAAAGGGCGCAAAAATGG ggaaaagaaaattttccacCTTTCCCGGCAAGATAATGAGGCCGAACAAAAACCAAGACTATGAC gCCTGTATTGAGGCTCTAAATAACTTACAAACTAACGCGCAATACATCAAAACGAAAGCACTGACGAATAATCACAACGGCGATCAACTTActcaagtaaaaaaatatctctACAG GGCTGGGCTATCTTTGGAAAATCTCGACGACTTATCGGTGATTCACGTCGCTGGGACCAAAGGCAAAGGCACGACGTGCGCCTTCACCGAGCGCATTTTACGCGAACATGGCTATAAAACAGGATTTTTCTCCTCACCGCACCTGATCGAAGTCAGAGAAAGGATCCGAATAAACGGCAAGCCGATCTCAAAACCCGACTTTGTCAAGTcgttttggaaaatttacaACGCCCTAGATCAGAAAAAG AATGACGAGCATGACATGCCACTCTTCTTCCGGTTCTTAACGATAATGGCATTCAGCGTTTTCCTCGAACGCAAAGTCGATGTTGCGATCATTGAGGTCGGGATTGGGGGAGAGTACGATTGCACCAATGTTCTAAG GAAAGTCCCCGTTGTGGGTATTACATCACTCGGTATCGACCAcgtgactttactaggcgcCACTATAGAGTCAATAGCGTGGAATAAAGCCGGAATTATGAAAGAAAATTGCCGGGCCTTCACTGTGCCCCAATGCCAGGCCGCTATGACGGTTTTACAGGAACGcagtattgaaaaaaaa TGCCAACTCGAAATTGTGGATGATTTACAGTTCAAATTCCCCCCAAACAAATCGGCACATCCGCcccacattttaaatttaaacgctAGTCTTGCCGTGGCACTGTGTAACGCCTGGTTTttacaaa aaaataacaataatttaggGCCCGTCATGTCGAAAGAAATCACCGAAAAAGCACTGTTTGCCACCACCTGGCCTGGCCGGTTCCACGTTAAACACGATAAGAACATATC ATATTACCTAGATGGGGCGCACACGCTTGAGAGCATCACAATCTGCTCCAGTTGGTTCAAAGACATTACCAGAAATTCGCAAAAGAAGAAGGCTCTAATGTTTAACGTTACTGGTGATAGGTGTGCCGAAAACTTACTGAAACAATTGCAAACCTGTCACTTTGATGCTGTTTTGTTTGTTAGTAATAGTGCGACGAGGTGTAGGCCTG ATAACAGTAATCACGCGTCTTCAGACGAGTTGCTGGAGAAGTGTCACCAGCATAAAAAGTTGTGGTTGAAGCTGGAAGAAGACAGTTTGAAGAAAAGCCAAATGTGTAAAGCTTTCTTGACGGTTGATGAGGCACTGGAGTTTTTGGTAAATCAGGATCAGTTCGATTTGTTGGTCACAGGGTCCATCCATTTAGTTGGTAGTGTTTTAAGTTTGATCGATCCCAATTTAAACGATTAA
- the fzr gene encoding fizzy-related protein homolog, translating into MSFENIDDRIFRQLKLSVSKDLFGAKTYQEPRTSANCDRFIPCRAGNNWETSFATLPDTNKNSQTGKKTRETGENTRDSSVYNILLRNELFGENTEDVKSQCDERQVLTPVKSRNLFRYGTPSKMEKTPTNKFQSSPYSMSPLSVSSQRLLRSPHKATRKISRIPFKVLDAPELQDDFYLNLVDWSVQNVLSVGLGSCVYLWSACTSQVTRLCDLSADGNVVTSVAWSERGHLVAVGTHHGYVTVWDVSVNKQVNKLQGHSARVGALAWNGDVLSSGSRDRLILQRDTRTPPTVTERRLVGHRQEVCGLKWSPDNQYLASGGNDNRLYVWNMQSLSPVQTYTDHLAAVKAIAWSPHHHGLLASGGGTADRCIRFWNTLTGQPMQSVDTGSQVCNLAWSKHSSELVSTHGYSQNQILVWKYPSLTQVAKLTGHSYRVLYLALSPDGEAIVTGAGDETLRFWNVFSKARSQKETRSVLSLYTGIR; encoded by the exons ATGTCGTTTGAAAATATCGACGATCGGATTTTCCGACAACTCAAGCTCTCCGTTTCGAAGGACTTATTTGGGGCGAAGACCTATCAGGAACCCAGGACTTCGGCCAACTGTGACAGGTTCATCCCTTGTCGGGCCGGGAATAACTGGGAGACGAGCTTCGCCACCCTTCCTGACACTAACAAGAACTCACAAACGGGGAAAAAAACGAGGGAGACGGGGGAAAACACCAGAGACAGTTCCGTTTATAATATCCTCCTCAGGAATGAACTGTTTGGGGAGAACACGGAGGACGTCAAGTCGCAGTGTGACGAGAGACAGGTGCTCACCCCCGTCAAAAGCAGGAACTTGTTCAGATACGGGACCCCCTCAAAG ATGGAGAAGACGCCGACGAACAAGTTCCAGTCAAGCCCGTACTCCATGTCGCCCCTTAGTGTCAGCAGCCAGCGCTTGCTGCGTTCGCCCCACAAAGCCACGCGAAAAATCTCCCGAATCCCTTTCAAAGTCCTGGACGCGCCCGAACTTCAGGACGATTTCTATTTAAATCTAGTCGATTGGTCCGTACAGAACGTCCTTAGTGTCGGTCTCGGTAGTTGTGTGTATTTATGGTCGGCATGTACTAGTCAAGTGACGAGACTTTGCGATTTATCGGCCGATGGTAACGTGGTGACGTCGGTGGCGTGGAGTGAAAGAGGACATCTAGTGGCAGTGGGAACACATCACGGTTACGTTACCGTGTGGGACGTATCCGTCAATAAACAAGTGAATAAGTTGCAAGGACACTCGGCAAGGGTGGGCGCCTTGGCCTGGAATGGGGACGTTCTGAGTTCGGGGAGCAGGGATAGGCTGATTTTGCAGAGGGACACGAGGACGCCCC CCACTGTGACGGAGCGCCGACTCGTGGGCCACCGCCAGGAAGTGTGTGGCTTGAAGTGGTCCCCGGACAACCAATATTTGGCTTCCGGTGGCAACGACAACCGACTTTACGTCTGGAACATGCAGTCTTTATCCCCAGTCCAGACATACACCGACCATCTAGCGGCAGTGAAAGCAATCGCGTGGTCCCCACACCACCACGGCCTCCTAGCCTCAGGTGGCGGAACGGCCGATAGGTGCATCAGGTTTTGGAACACCTTGACAGGCCAGCCAATGCAAAGCGTGGACACGG GGTCGCAAGTGTGCAATTTAGCCTGGTCCAAGCACAGCTCGGAGTTGGTTTCAACACACGGATATTCGCAAAATCAGATTTTGGTGTGGAAATATCCAAGTTTGACTCAAGTGGCGAAACTGACCGGACATTCGTACCGAGTGCTGTATTTGGCTCTGTCGCCGGATGGCGAGGCCATTGTTACAGGGGCCGGCGACGAAACGTTGCGTTTTTGGAACGTTTTCAGCAAAGCGAGGTCGCAGAAGGAAACGCGCTCCGTTTTGAGCTTATACACCGGGATACGttag
- the Fpgs1 gene encoding folylpolyglutamate synthase, mitochondrial isoform X3 yields MRPNKNQDYDACIEALNNLQTNAQYIKTKALTNNHNGDQLTQVKKYLYRAGLSLENLDDLSVIHVAGTKGKGTTCAFTERILREHGYKTGFFSSPHLIEVRERIRINGKPISKPDFVKSFWKIYNALDQKKNDEHDMPLFFRFLTIMAFSVFLERKVDVAIIEVGIGGEYDCTNVLRKVPVVGITSLGIDHVTLLGATIESIAWNKAGIMKENCRAFTVPQCQAAMTVLQERSIEKKCQLEIVDDLQFKFPPNKSAHPPHILNLNASLAVALCNAWFLQKNNNNLGPVMSKEITEKALFATTWPGRFHVKHDKNISYYLDGAHTLESITICSSWFKDITRNSQKKKALMFNVTGDRCAENLLKQLQTCHFDAVLFVSNSATRCRPDNSNHASSDELLEKCHQHKKLWLKLEEDSLKKSQMCKAFLTVDEALEFLVNQDQFDLLVTGSIHLVGSVLSLIDPNLND; encoded by the exons ATGAGGCCGAACAAAAACCAAGACTATGAC gCCTGTATTGAGGCTCTAAATAACTTACAAACTAACGCGCAATACATCAAAACGAAAGCACTGACGAATAATCACAACGGCGATCAACTTActcaagtaaaaaaatatctctACAG GGCTGGGCTATCTTTGGAAAATCTCGACGACTTATCGGTGATTCACGTCGCTGGGACCAAAGGCAAAGGCACGACGTGCGCCTTCACCGAGCGCATTTTACGCGAACATGGCTATAAAACAGGATTTTTCTCCTCACCGCACCTGATCGAAGTCAGAGAAAGGATCCGAATAAACGGCAAGCCGATCTCAAAACCCGACTTTGTCAAGTcgttttggaaaatttacaACGCCCTAGATCAGAAAAAG AATGACGAGCATGACATGCCACTCTTCTTCCGGTTCTTAACGATAATGGCATTCAGCGTTTTCCTCGAACGCAAAGTCGATGTTGCGATCATTGAGGTCGGGATTGGGGGAGAGTACGATTGCACCAATGTTCTAAG GAAAGTCCCCGTTGTGGGTATTACATCACTCGGTATCGACCAcgtgactttactaggcgcCACTATAGAGTCAATAGCGTGGAATAAAGCCGGAATTATGAAAGAAAATTGCCGGGCCTTCACTGTGCCCCAATGCCAGGCCGCTATGACGGTTTTACAGGAACGcagtattgaaaaaaaa TGCCAACTCGAAATTGTGGATGATTTACAGTTCAAATTCCCCCCAAACAAATCGGCACATCCGCcccacattttaaatttaaacgctAGTCTTGCCGTGGCACTGTGTAACGCCTGGTTTttacaaa aaaataacaataatttaggGCCCGTCATGTCGAAAGAAATCACCGAAAAAGCACTGTTTGCCACCACCTGGCCTGGCCGGTTCCACGTTAAACACGATAAGAACATATC ATATTACCTAGATGGGGCGCACACGCTTGAGAGCATCACAATCTGCTCCAGTTGGTTCAAAGACATTACCAGAAATTCGCAAAAGAAGAAGGCTCTAATGTTTAACGTTACTGGTGATAGGTGTGCCGAAAACTTACTGAAACAATTGCAAACCTGTCACTTTGATGCTGTTTTGTTTGTTAGTAATAGTGCGACGAGGTGTAGGCCTG ATAACAGTAATCACGCGTCTTCAGACGAGTTGCTGGAGAAGTGTCACCAGCATAAAAAGTTGTGGTTGAAGCTGGAAGAAGACAGTTTGAAGAAAAGCCAAATGTGTAAAGCTTTCTTGACGGTTGATGAGGCACTGGAGTTTTTGGTAAATCAGGATCAGTTCGATTTGTTGGTCACAGGGTCCATCCATTTAGTTGGTAGTGTTTTAAGTTTGATCGATCCCAATTTAAACGATTAA
- the Fpgs1 gene encoding folylpolyglutamate synthase, mitochondrial isoform X2, with the protein MISIRKRKFSTFPGKIMRPNKNQDYDACIEALNNLQTNAQYIKTKALTNNHNGDQLTQVKKYLYRAGLSLENLDDLSVIHVAGTKGKGTTCAFTERILREHGYKTGFFSSPHLIEVRERIRINGKPISKPDFVKSFWKIYNALDQKKNDEHDMPLFFRFLTIMAFSVFLERKVDVAIIEVGIGGEYDCTNVLRKVPVVGITSLGIDHVTLLGATIESIAWNKAGIMKENCRAFTVPQCQAAMTVLQERSIEKKCQLEIVDDLQFKFPPNKSAHPPHILNLNASLAVALCNAWFLQKNNNNLGPVMSKEITEKALFATTWPGRFHVKHDKNISYYLDGAHTLESITICSSWFKDITRNSQKKKALMFNVTGDRCAENLLKQLQTCHFDAVLFVSNSATRCRPDNSNHASSDELLEKCHQHKKLWLKLEEDSLKKSQMCKAFLTVDEALEFLVNQDQFDLLVTGSIHLVGSVLSLIDPNLND; encoded by the exons ATGATTTCCATAA ggaaaagaaaattttccacCTTTCCCGGCAAGATAATGAGGCCGAACAAAAACCAAGACTATGAC gCCTGTATTGAGGCTCTAAATAACTTACAAACTAACGCGCAATACATCAAAACGAAAGCACTGACGAATAATCACAACGGCGATCAACTTActcaagtaaaaaaatatctctACAG GGCTGGGCTATCTTTGGAAAATCTCGACGACTTATCGGTGATTCACGTCGCTGGGACCAAAGGCAAAGGCACGACGTGCGCCTTCACCGAGCGCATTTTACGCGAACATGGCTATAAAACAGGATTTTTCTCCTCACCGCACCTGATCGAAGTCAGAGAAAGGATCCGAATAAACGGCAAGCCGATCTCAAAACCCGACTTTGTCAAGTcgttttggaaaatttacaACGCCCTAGATCAGAAAAAG AATGACGAGCATGACATGCCACTCTTCTTCCGGTTCTTAACGATAATGGCATTCAGCGTTTTCCTCGAACGCAAAGTCGATGTTGCGATCATTGAGGTCGGGATTGGGGGAGAGTACGATTGCACCAATGTTCTAAG GAAAGTCCCCGTTGTGGGTATTACATCACTCGGTATCGACCAcgtgactttactaggcgcCACTATAGAGTCAATAGCGTGGAATAAAGCCGGAATTATGAAAGAAAATTGCCGGGCCTTCACTGTGCCCCAATGCCAGGCCGCTATGACGGTTTTACAGGAACGcagtattgaaaaaaaa TGCCAACTCGAAATTGTGGATGATTTACAGTTCAAATTCCCCCCAAACAAATCGGCACATCCGCcccacattttaaatttaaacgctAGTCTTGCCGTGGCACTGTGTAACGCCTGGTTTttacaaa aaaataacaataatttaggGCCCGTCATGTCGAAAGAAATCACCGAAAAAGCACTGTTTGCCACCACCTGGCCTGGCCGGTTCCACGTTAAACACGATAAGAACATATC ATATTACCTAGATGGGGCGCACACGCTTGAGAGCATCACAATCTGCTCCAGTTGGTTCAAAGACATTACCAGAAATTCGCAAAAGAAGAAGGCTCTAATGTTTAACGTTACTGGTGATAGGTGTGCCGAAAACTTACTGAAACAATTGCAAACCTGTCACTTTGATGCTGTTTTGTTTGTTAGTAATAGTGCGACGAGGTGTAGGCCTG ATAACAGTAATCACGCGTCTTCAGACGAGTTGCTGGAGAAGTGTCACCAGCATAAAAAGTTGTGGTTGAAGCTGGAAGAAGACAGTTTGAAGAAAAGCCAAATGTGTAAAGCTTTCTTGACGGTTGATGAGGCACTGGAGTTTTTGGTAAATCAGGATCAGTTCGATTTGTTGGTCACAGGGTCCATCCATTTAGTTGGTAGTGTTTTAAGTTTGATCGATCCCAATTTAAACGATTAA
- the LOC663430 gene encoding uncharacterized protein LOC663430 — translation MSNKQQETPGGSMDNVRVKISEKYKPPPRIGLAMSYAQRLTLNKQIQDTIPHYEFVLEKTVIEKMKEWRTARSVMFQQLNERLEKAREEKKRQDEQTDYQLEEEIEVSSPSQCYQQNQSMLMPVKTYSTVLTPVSSGSQTDKSPFNISDFEADTSSPFDNMELKSINDLEELAQVLKGEESKPNYSTPAYPMVGPSNYTYNIPSSTSYVPTSHYSNHNGYYYAPETIQTYPYSYTNQGENKYSCSPQDYKSIPDIMKTLQNELDNTHIDNTRSKSTDVFPKRSDDLTDEFTSLPKNMQDLSKSISSMGFPLSRVARVCKMLGNDQKKVVEHLLAMSELLDLGFPESRVSKALLECDNDRDKALDVLIS, via the exons ATGTCGAACAAACAGCAAGAAACCCCCGGCGGTTCCATGGACAACGTCCGAGTGAAGATATCCGAAAAGTACAAGCCCCCTCCACGGATAGGCCTGGCAATGTCCTACGCACAAAGACTCACTTTAAACAAGCAAATCCAAGATACGATCCCGCATTACGAGTTTGTTTTAGAAAAGACTGTAATAGAGAAAATGAAGGAGTGGAGGACCGCGCGATCTGTGATGTTCCAGCAGTTAAACGAGAGACTAGAGAAAGCGAGAGAGGAGAAAAAGCGGCAAGACGAGCAGACCGATTATCAGCTAGAAGAAGAGATCGAAGTTTCAAGCCCTAGtcaatgttaccaacaaaaccAATCAATGTTAATGCCTGTCAAAACCTACTCCACTGTCCTGACCCCCGTCTCGTCCGGGAGCCAGACGGACAAAAGTCCGTTCAATATCTCCGACTTCGAGGCGGACACTTCGAGCCCCTTCGACAACATGGAGCTAAAGTCAATCAATGATTTGGAAGAGCTAGCGCAAGTTTTAAAAGGAGAAGAATCTAAACCCAACTACTCAACGCCCGCTTATCCCATGGTGGGCCCCAGCAACTACACCTACAACATTCCCAGCTCCACCAGTTACGTCCCCACGTCGCATTATTCGAACCACAACGGCTACTACTACGCCCCCGAAACGATACAAACCTACCCTTATAGTTACACAAACCAAGGCGAAAATAAGTACAGTTGTTCGCCCCAAGACTACAAAAGCATACCCGATATTATGAAGACGTTGCAAAACGAACTCGATAATACGCATATAGACAATACACGGAGCAAAAGTACTGACGTTTTTCCTAAACGGAGCGACGACTTAACCGACGAATTTACTTCTCTACCAAAGAATATGCAAGATTTGTCCAAATCGATCAGCTCGATGGGATTCCCCCTGTCCAGGGTCGCCCGCGTTTGCAAAATGCTGGGCAACGACCAAAAAAAG GTGGTGGAGCATTTACTGGCAATGTCCGAGTTGCTAGACTTAGGATTCCCCGAAAGTAGAGTATCGAAAGCCCTCCTTGAATGCGATAACGACAGAGATAAAGCTTTGGACGTTCTCATTTCGTAG